tgacaaaaaaaatccgAAATGATAAGAAACATTTAGGGAAGATGGTTCTTACTTGCCTGGAAAATacttatgtatgtatatgtattatgtatatgtatctGGGCAGCTAtttaaaacaaagcatttaaaagaaagttgTGCATATAACCCACCCTCTGCTATTTCTCTGAACTTCGCCTCAGCATCTGGGCTCTTGTTGCGGTCTGGGTGGTACTTCAGGGCCAGTTTATGGAAAGCCTTTTTGATCTGTCGCTCAGTAGCATCTCTGGGCACCCCGAGTATCTCATAGTAGTCTCTCTTAGCCAAGATGAATTCTGAGATGAGTAAAACATGCACTGCTAGCAGTAGCACCGACTGCGCTGTGGCCATACTGATGGTTTGGTTTTGACACCTCGAAGCTGTGAAAATAGCAGTTGAACAACTGTATTAACAGACAGGATGATTTTCCAACGCGTCTCAACAATTAAGAATTGGTTATTAACAATTTACTTTGCTAAGAAGTTTCAACAATGAAGCGTTAGTTGAAGAAAATAACTCACTGTTTTTATAGAAACTTAAACCAGCTTCTCAATCGAAATGCTTCTTCACTTCTTACTTTTGCCTATGTTCAGTAAAAGAAACCCCACCCTTACCAATGCCGTTAATgtataatgaaaagaaagattACCTGGAGAAGATGTAACATACAGCCTGGGGGTACTTCTGTCAACCGCCAACAGCTCCAGCTGATGTGAAACGAAAGCTAGCAGTTGTTGACGAGATGCATTCTTGAGCCGTAACACCACGACTCGCAACCCTATTGGTCCATTCCCTAACACAGTGACTTAGATAGTTCTGATTGGTGGACACACTGCACATGGAGAATTTGGGCCCGTCAGAAAAGAACATAGATTAAGCAAGAGAGTAATCTAAGCATATTTCCGTCTTcgctttacttttcatgttttagtCGATAAAGATCTATTTgctaaacatttttcttgttcattAAATTATGCTATATGGTTTATATGCGAATTATTGTGAGTTTTGTCGTATGAATATAATTAAATCTTAGAGCTGATGTTTATTGGAATACACAGAGATTTACAGAGCCGTTTGTAATAATGGATAACCATCTTGAGTTTAGGAAAGTTAACGTCACGTCCACCACTTGGGTTATAATCCGGAAGTAATTATTTACAAGCTGTtttctgtaatttaaaaaatgtcgcaacaaatgtgttcatttaagGTGTTTTGATGTAGTTTAACGGTAGATATGCCACGTTACTGTGCTGTTAAGCTTTGCCGAAACCGTGGGGGAACGGCATCAAGACAAGACAACAAAAGAATTAGCTTCTACCCGTATGTTATCTATTTTTTAGTTTCGTTGCAAGTccccttttcttttaatcttttaatttaaagCTAGAATTTATATAAAATCATTAAGCAGATGTAACCAGTATTATGTTAGAAATTTAAATTCGGGGAGATTCTTTCAATGAATGTTGGGTAATGATAATGTTATTAGTGATGCAGAATTcaaattatatattatactatTTATGAGTTTAAgatcttttttctctttgtaaagTTTTCCCTTACAAGACAAGCCCAGGCTTCAGAGATGGGTGGATAACATGAGGCGGGAAGAGTGGACCCCAAGTCGACATCAGTATCTCTGCAGTGATCATTTTACAGAAGACTGCTTTGATATTCGATGGGGTATCCGTTACTTGAAGAACACAGCTGTACCCACTATTTTTCCTGCAGATGATCATGTATGTATCTCTTTGCATtatgttattgatttttaaatagTTACTGCAATCAAATGAAcattgactgtgtttcagctgtcccagtttttttgtaatatataGTCTAGTATAGTTTCATTATAATAACTCGAGTAATAATTGTACTATAGTTTAGGATCTGTGATTTTCATAtgcataattttctttttaacttaaGGATGATGAGAAGAGATTTAGCACCAGTAGAAGAAGCCCCATGGTCAAACCCAGCACTTCAGAGACTGACCCTGAGCTCAGAGAATTTGAATCTCCTCCCAGCAAGAGACCACTCATTTTGAGGAAAGCTTGCAAAACAGTCCAACCAAATGCAGACAATACTGTTGCAGAACACTCAGAGGTGACATTTGAACTCCCTCTGGTGCCAGATGCCAGCATCACTTGTCAATCAAATCTCCCAGAGATAAAAACTACAGAGATAACTAGTGACACTGAAGTGCCAACGGCATCCTGCCTTGCACTGTCGCCACTCAGTGAATCTCATTCTGAAGAGCAGGCTGACTCGACCATGGCTGTGTTGTGCTGCGACGCGCCGGGCCCTTTCTCCAGCCAGGAGGAATATATGGGAACAGCTTCCCTCAAAGCTGCAATGAGTCATACTATTCACTTTGTTCCTGTGGAAACAGTTAAGGAGAAACcctcaaatatatttttggaggACAACAGACCTAGTGAAGGAGAGCACATTTCTGTTTACGAACACTCGTACTGTAGACCGGACACTGACAGAGATCAGCTGTGGAACAAAATCTTATGTTTGCATGCAAAGATCTTGGAACTGGATCGCAGGGAGGAGAGCACTGTAGCTAAAATCCATGCTCTGGAAAACGAGATCGCCCTCCTGAGGAAGGATGGTGCTGTTTttaaagagaagcagaaaattTTAGAGGATTACATCTCAACTCTGTTGCTCTGATATTTGGGATTAAGATTATGGATGTGTATGTATTGTAattgttttcttaaataatGCACAGCTGAAAAAACTCATTGTTCCATAACATGTCCACATGGTGGCACTGTATGAtctatatgattttttttttttcagctctttgCTGGAACATTgctttttcatgctttttatcAGCTTACAGGTTTGTGCAAAAGTTTATGATAGTATAGATCTTAACAAATTTCTAATTTCATCTTGCAACATAACAATCCAAACAAGCAGACCTAATTCATGACATCATCTTACCACTGACATAAAGAATGAAGAGTCCTGCTCCAGATTATCCCCATTGACCCACCATCTCATTATCAAGGGTATGTAGGAGGTATCTGAGATTTTGTgtgaatttaaataataaataaaaatgattaatgacCTGAAAACACTTGGGGAGGGGACACTCTTAATTCTGTTGCTGTGAATGGTGAAGGTAGATCAACAATCTCCATGGGGAATAgggttattttgtttttgttttatattgttaaaAAGTTCATGCAAAAATTAGCACATGTCAAGTAATTTGAGCTACTGGATAAGTTTGAGGTTTAAGGTCTCAGACCCAGGTGTTATGAACACTGACACTCCAAACTTCCTCTCTACAACCAGCTGCCTGTGGGCTCCTGAAGCAGCTGCTGTACATTgacaatttaattaattgatGTCAACAAAGCAGGCTATAAGAAGATAGCAAAGCCCTTtaaagcagctgcttcctcagTTCGTGATGTAATTAGGAAATGGTTGTTTAAAGGAATGATGGAGGCCAAGCTGAGGTCTTGAAAAATCTTTAGAAGGCTGTTCATACCAATGGTAGGAAGGCAAATAAAGAAACACCAACTGCAGAccttagaaaaataaatgttccaCTGTCCAGTCATGCAGGGCATCCTCAGTCCACAAAATTATGCATTAGAAGTTTGTAAATGAACACCtaaataaagccttttttaaaacagcttccATGGGTTGATGAAGCTGAAATATAACTGCTGTATTGCAAAGTAGAAGAGTTTTGGGAAAAGATACCTTCTCCAGTTGTAAAGCATGGGGGGGTGGATGTGTCATGCTTTGGAATTCTGTTTCAGCAGGTGTAATGAGGAATGTTGCATTAACAGAGAAAAGAATGGACTCATCAAAGTACAAGCAAACTAAATTACCTCTGTGTTCAACATGTAGACAgatattattaaagaaaaactcactAGATCATCTTcccttttctgtcatttatcccccaaaataaaaaaataattctacTAAAAGTATGAAAGAGGTTTGCCACCTACAACTTTAATGAGCTTCTGTTGCCATATTTTACATGCAGCACCACagacaatattttaattttcacgCCTTACTGAAataaactgctgctgtttgtacTTTTAAACAAGAATAAATTATGACGTAACAATTTCTTAATGCTTGTGTGTAtcatgttttttccccccaccaTGTCTACACTGATTGTTTTAAACCCCTACAATTACATGAGcataaacctgcagcaggattTATCTCCTGCCTCTGCTCCCTAAGGCCCTGAATTAGTCACCAGTCTTTTGGCCACATGAGATACCTAATCTTATTTGAAGCagctttccagaaaaaaaaagccacggGCTGTCTTGTTACAGTCTGTGCTGCAGTAGGAATTGTCACAGTGCTACAACATTTTATCTTTGAGTAACTGTTATGAAAATAGGAGTGTGCCAttattttagtgtttgtaaCTAAAAGAAAACGTGTTAATCAGTGTTATATTACCTTCTGCAGGCAAGACTTTAACTCAAAGGGAGTGATATTCATGGGGGAGTTTCTTTTTATGCCGTGATGTTTCATTTCACACACTGAAGACACTGTGCGcttgtgtatatgtatatttggGGTTGAATTCATTACAAAGTGGTTGAGGGTATGAACAGGTTTGTAAAGTACAGGTTAAAAATGACTCCAGGATGCTGCATTCTGAGAAAAGGGGCCCAGAAGGAAGCATTTCCCAGGCAAAATTAAACCAGGCTCTCCCACATGAAAGGTTTCAAATAGTCAGTGCTCAGACCCGTGTCtctaagaggaaaaacaaaccatcatAACACGACTATAAGGCAACGATGCTCTGAGCTTTCTTATAAGTGACCAAATATTCCACCTGTAGGTCTTTGTTAAACCAAAGTTTCAATAGCAAATTAATACTgagtaaagaaataaacaggATAATAAGGATAAAATGAGCAAAACAATGAGGTAATGGGATATAAAGGTCAGTTTGGTTCTCAGTTATGTGGTGCAAAAATGAACTCCCAGACCCTTTTTACACGCAATAATATTCCCAATTACATTAAGTTGAATAagtaaataatcatttatttattagatacCGGTCTAATAAATCACAAATACTTCATACAATAAAGGCTCACTGCAAAACCAAAAGAGCATTGTGTACAGGTACAATTGGCAAAGATGAATTCCTTGCACATTCTGGAGCGCCTCAATAAGTAAGGCAATTTAAGTCATTCTATAAAATACggtttttgttaaaattatctAAATAACTTAACGGTGACCAGACAGGCATTCATActtaagtattttaaaaaaaatcacctgttatgattttttttttttttttacatgacttgCAACAACCCATAAAAGACGGTTTTTACCTGATTCAAAAGAGGCTATCCTCATTGTCAGAATAATGGAGACAAGAGTCAGagaacttcaaaataaaaggaaaaaattccAATGTCTTCAAATTCCtattttatcagtttattttttcatagtttCATATATCAACCAcatttttactaaaaataaaagcaactgaCGTGGAACTGTTTACATCAGCTTAGTtattaacaatgaaaaaaaagcaaaagtatgTCCTCTGTACAGTAAACCATGGCAGAGGTTCTGTCATGCTGTTGGGCTGCTTTGCTGTTGTAGGTCTTTGGTCACCTAGCAGGGCCATGACctgaagacaaaaacaacatcatGTAAAATGGCAAATGACTGACTCATGAATTTTCCATTGCATAGAGGAACCTAAAAAGTTTTGAACAAACCACTAAACAAGAGAAACTATAAGCAAACGGGTGTCAAATTAGACAGAATAAGTGGTACTGATAATTACATCCCAGAATGATTTGTTTCTCcctttaattttcatttgtgttgttGTATTAATATTTAGCtgaatttgtatgtttgtttcaataatCTACGCAAATAGTCTTGTGCTTCAAATTCAAATGTGCCAGTAATTACAGCCAGTACCCGGAGGTTCTGTTTTTATCTACAATGTGTtcagaattaaaatgaatgtttgtgTCTTCCCTCTTCTTTTGCTGTGTGCAGTTATTGTTATGCccattgagaaaaaaaagttatgctgGGTTACTTATTGATGCATTCTTTGTCTCAGCTTGTTTCATGGCTGATGCAGCCTATTAAACACTTTTCCTCTAAGCACAATAGATGTGTTTGTCAGGCAGATCTCACCAATGCAGAAAGAATACttaatgtaaacagaaacaagACAAACGTGTAACCCCAAGTTCATATGAGAGAATTTAGTCTATAAATGACATATGCAAATGCAGGCTCCATAAAAGTACTCTTCTTGGGTGTGTTCAttctttaaagtctttttttttcagctatAGTAGAGATATATCCAAGGGTTGGTACAACTGTTGAGACTGGCCAGCAGCATGATGATGACAAATATTGGACCTggacacagagacagagaaatatGTGAAAGctgtgaaaaagagaaagagaaaaaaaatgcaacacaaaaacaagtgtGTGAGACTACAGATCAACCTTGTGTAGGTGCGCTACTGGGACTCCAGGCAGACCATAATTGTACAACAAAGAATGGACTCCAACACAGCGTGTATGCCATTATAATAACAAAAGTCATCTTCACAGTCTTAAGCATTGCGTTGGATACCCCCTTCGTGCCTGTGCGCCCTGATTGTAGAGCCTTTCTCTTCATGTTGAAGTAAATTGTTGTGCATATTCTCATTTGGCAGTAGAGCAAAATTACAGCAGGCAGGGCAAAGACTGCCAGAGTGATCCAGCTGATGTAGATCCTGCTTCCCCACGGCTCAATAAATGTCGCCCAGCAGTCGTACTGGTTCACTTCTACCTCCTGGAGAGAGAAGATGAAGAGCTGCGGAGAGCTGAAGGCGAGAGAGATGAGCCAAGCTGCGCTTATGGAGATATACCTTCTAAACGAGCCCTCCAAGAAGGAAACCATGGGCGTACAAACAGCATGGTACCGGTCTATGGTCATAGCCACTATCATGTACGCAGAGGCAAACATTCCAACCACCTGTAAGTATTTGACGGAGCGGCAGAGGAAATCTGTCCCCCGGAACCTGTGCGTAATTTCAATGGAAAACTGCGGGAGGACTTGGAAAAAGGCGACCACCAGGTCCGCCAAGCAGAGGTGCAAGAGGAACAGCTgagttcttgtgtttctttttctcctcttccagAGGGTGAATAAGAAGAAAAGGTTGCCACATGTTGCAAGCACGAAAACCAGCCCCAAAACTCCAGCCCTGATGAGCGCAAAACGCTCGTGCTCAGCGGCATCATTATCCGTTGCCTTTATGGGTCTATTAATGCTGCCACCCATTTTGGTGTAAATTCTTGACATTTGTGTATATCCCGGAACTCCAGGCTTTGTTTAATATTCCTGCCCACTGTCTAGGCGTTGGGACGTTGCCATGTTGGTATAGTTAAAAGGCAGCACTCTCCTCTTTGCGCGCTCTACACATCAGAAGTGGTGACTATGAGAGAGAGCAGCATCGACCTGAAGAATGGAGGGAGGGTGTCACTGAAAGCCAGCGACATGACACACATGTCTAAAACCCCAACAGGAATTCACCTGAAATTTTTCTTAATCTGTGTTATATTGAAATTATTAGACCCTTAACCTTAACATACGTCTCTCAAATAAAGAGTGACAAGATATTCTGTTTTAAATTccgtttatttttaattagagGGAGACGTAAAAGTGCAAAGACTAAATATGCTCTCTGTCACAGTTATCTGTTTCAGGCTGCAATGAACCATTCTGCATGTGTTTTCATGAAGCAGAGgaatgtaatttctttttaaaagcctGTACTTTTCCCTTAATCTTTGGAAATGTCAGCcatcattatttttcttatttggtTTTAAAGGAGTGACTGAGTTAGAAACTACTAAATTAATGTGAACATATTGGGTGGGTTTAACAGTAATTGAACTTggagttgtaaaaaaaaaagctctgacaTTAAGATTGAGGTGGCAGTGAATTCTAACAGTGAATTGAAGTAGAATATTTACAAGAATATTGTCATCCAGCTCATCATTTGTCCAACCATCACACTATGCATGAAGCTGAAAACATGTGAACATTACTGCAAAATGGACAAGTGGCAGGGTGCAATCTGTGGAAGGGTACACGAGCAAAAAgaagcagacagaaaaaaaaataatttattttgccacaacttgtttttcatgtaattttAGTGAAGTGGGCACCTTTGCATACAGCTAAGAAATCTCATATGCTGTGCTGGGGGAACGGAGAGCGATGAGACTCCAGATCCCactgataaaattaaaataaatcacaccACAAACTGCGTCCAAATGAAGTGCATTTCACTCAAAGTTTTGGTTATGCACAGTcacattcatttattgtttttgtaggTTATGTGAAattgtgcaaaagaaaaatgtccatAATAGCATTTTAATTACAGCTGGGTAACTGATATTTTTTTAGTATGACatataaattgtattttaatataaattgaAGCAcacttttgaaatattttggagTTCCTTCAGCCATCAACCAGGATAAGGAGCATCCTCAGCCACACATGCTTCTCCACTGATATCTGATGGTTATTTGGATGAAGACTTCCTGGGCTTTAAGCCTCCTCTGAGGGATTGCCTGGGTGTGTTcatgcacacacgcacatcTGTGTGTGGGTGAGACTGTGTCTGCTCAGGTTGCAGCAATGGTTACATGATGCAGCTGACATGTAATGTCACATTGACTTAAATGCAAGCATTTGACAAGTTTATCACGTTTTGTTAAATGCTTGTAACCTCACATCTATGGTGGTTAAAAGATGGTCATATTCGCAAACTACATCTGCACTATGAAGCTGAGACAGTAGTgcagacaaaaaaacacaatgtaatTAATTAACAAGACACAAATAACTGCCTATTTAATAAGGTAGGAACAGCTTGTGAATATAAAATAACTGCCTTGTTATTAATAAAGATAAAGCAAGAAAAGCATCCCTCTAACTATTAAACAAGATTGTTGGAAATGGATTACGTGGGACTGTCTATGCACAATCGAATTCAGAGTCATGGGGTGGTGTTGGACCCCGGCTGCTATAGGCAacaaggtacactctggacaggtcaccactCCACCATAGGACCTGCATCACATTCACAACCCTAGTTCCAGAAACACCGGCAAGCGGTGGAAAATGTCAATCAAAACAGGAAGCAATGATTTACAAAGCTCataaacacagactttattcACAACATAACACAGACAATGTATCTGATgctgaaaatgagacatttaactatttcatgaaaaatattagttCATCATGAACCTGTAGGCAGCAACATGTTTCAGAAAAATTGGGACGAAGCAACAAAAAGCTGagaaatcttaaaatcaaacaGCTGGAAGAAAAGGTTGAATCACTAATCAAGCAGTTATACTCTGTGGATTGTCCTGATATTAACAGACACCCCAATACACTGCTGGACTGATCCTTGCTCCCCAGcccaaataaacaaacaaactaaaacattttctttttatttgtctgctTCAAGAATGAATTGCAATGTGTGACaggttacttttattacaaactAGTTCCCATCTAAAACATAGTCATCTTCTTTTAAGGGTATAAAAATCATTGATTTAATCAATTCAAGGAAAATTGTGTCTGATGTCTTGACAGCTTAGATGTTTCAATTGAAAgataatagaatagaactttactgtcattgcaacaagtgcaacaaaattgagtgcaaaacagaataaaatataataaaatataattattgcAACAATCAtgataaataagacaaaatacaacatatagtaaataagatgaaataaagtaaaaataagataaaataaaataaaataaaactatacagagtataatgtataatgtataatatagTTATTGCAACATCTTCTTATTTAAATTAAGGCACAGGTTTTAAGTGCAAAGCAAAGACACATGAGGTAGCTTATTAAGGCACATGAGGTGGAATTATCAACTACTCAACCATTTGTTCAGGGCTTTTACTGCTGTTGGGTAAAAACTGTCCCTGAACCGGTTTGTCCTTGCAGTGATTGATCTGTACCGCCTGCCTGACAGTAACAGATTGTGCATGTGGTGACCGGGATGAGAGGAGTCCTGGATCATTTTTCCAGCCTTCCGGGGGCAGCAGGAATGGTGCAGTTCTTCCAGTGTGaggatgtaaatgtaaaaaatgttggtGTGTGCTAGTGCTCCTAAAAGTGCAGATTATGCCACTGTAAAAAAGAACCTCATTATAAGAGAACAACCCTTTGTTAATTGAATTATGTTTTCTTAACTGAATATATTTACCTGTCGGTATACTAATCTTTCCCAGATTGTAACttacattttaaagtaaacttatagtgataaaaaaaagtgatttctCTGTGCTCCGTTCTTGAAACTGTGCATTGTGTTTTTGCCCAAGAGTATCTATCTACTGTAAGAAAACTGTGGAAAATATGATTCATGTGTCAGTAAAAATCTCTGTATTTTGCAAAATTCCCACCACATTATGTAATGGGCTAAACTTGTTAAATACTCTGACGTACTTAGGAATTAATCTTATCAAACCTTCTTGTGTTGCTTttggtaaaaacagaaacatttctggCGACATCTAGTGGTGCACATACAGCATTGCAACGAGGGTGGGCCGTCACTGCGTCACTTCCTGTTctgttcctgtttgttttttcctaacTAGCCTACATAGATACAGTACCTGCCTTACATTACATGAAATATCTCAGCATTTCAGTTTGTGTTTCGTTCGGTAAGAGGAGAATTTATCTACATTTCACCTTGTTTAAAATTCGATAAACGGATAATTAGCTTTACATTCATAAGCAAAGCGAGCCGCGATAAATTATGCTATTTTAACGCCCGCTATGTGCACGTTTCATTTGCGAGCCATCTGTTTAGCAAGCTAGCTTTCCAAACATAATCTGTCCAcgttattattaatttaaatgaatatattttctAATATGAGCAGTGTCGTTTTGGCTGACAATAAACGACACGTACAAAGCCCATACAGTTACGTTACATAACCATTACAACGTCTCTGGTACAAGGCAGAACTGGTTGAGAGACTTTTTATTGTATACGCGCTTTGACTAGCAGAGTCATCTGTTTCATGGTGCCTGAAGTCTGCTCGATTCAAAGGTTCACCGTTCTTCGGAGCAAAGCCTTGCTCTCAATAATATCCGCGAGCCATTTCTCTGTAAACCTGGTTTTTCCAGGAGTATGTACAAGTCTGTTTGACTCCATCACAAAGTGGACCTCAACTGGCAGAGTTTGTGGCGTGTTTTTGGAAACTTCCACGACGAAGTAGACGCTGGCCGTTCCCTGAATCGGCTTCTGCGCTGTAACGTTGCTGAAACGGGCCCGGTAATGGTAGAAGGTGGTGTGCTCCTCCTCTGTTATGAAGAGAAAATCCAAACTGTGAGACCAGGAAGACTGGATTTCCCATGTTTGAATATAAGCCTCGATCTGCTCTTTTCCCACTTCGACTGTGAAGTCTTTGGCAGAAACCCAGTGAAGTCTGTCCGTCTCGCTGCCAGCGGGGCTGTCCATCTGCTTCTTTGTTTGGCGTTGTTTCTCAAGAGAAGCTTTTATAAGTAGAGAGCACTCTGCTGGGTAATTCTCGTCACATGGATATAGATCCATCTTGGTTTTGAAAAACAAGACGTCAAGAAACTAACGTGTTAAATGTAGTGAACGCTGTAGTGTCAGTTTGTTGCTTGCACAGTTTCCATGGTTACTTAAGTAGGGAGAAGGTCTACTGGAGCCCTCTGTTGGCTCTTCCGTGCAACATTTACCAAAAACCTTAAACATAATATAAACATGTC
The window above is part of the Melanotaenia boesemani isolate fMelBoe1 chromosome 23, fMelBoe1.pri, whole genome shotgun sequence genome. Proteins encoded here:
- the LOC121634340 gene encoding THAP domain-containing protein 5-like → MPRYCAVKLCRNRGGTASRQDNKRISFYPFPLQDKPRLQRWVDNMRREEWTPSRHQYLCSDHFTEDCFDIRWGIRYLKNTAVPTIFPADDHDDEKRFSTSRRSPMVKPSTSETDPELREFESPPSKRPLILRKACKTVQPNADNTVAEHSEVTFELPLVPDASITCQSNLPEIKTTEITSDTEVPTASCLALSPLSESHSEEQADSTMAVLCCDAPGPFSSQEEYMGTASLKAAMSHTIHFVPVETVKEKPSNIFLEDNRPSEGEHISVYEHSYCRPDTDRDQLWNKILCLHAKILELDRREESTVAKIHALENEIALLRKDGAVFKEKQKILEDYISTLLL
- the avpr2l gene encoding arginine vasopressin receptor 2, like; amino-acid sequence: MSRIYTKMGGSINRPIKATDNDAAEHERFALIRAGVLGLVFVLATCGNLFFLFTLWKRRKRNTRTQLFLLHLCLADLVVAFFQVLPQFSIEITHRFRGTDFLCRSVKYLQVVGMFASAYMIVAMTIDRYHAVCTPMVSFLEGSFRRYISISAAWLISLAFSSPQLFIFSLQEVEVNQYDCWATFIEPWGSRIYISWITLAVFALPAVILLYCQMRICTTIYFNMKRKALQSGRTGTKGVSNAMLKTVKMTFVIIMAYTLCWSPFFVVQLWSAWSPSSAPTQGPIFVIIMLLASLNSCTNPWIYLYYS
- the akap14 gene encoding A-kinase anchor protein 14, translated to MDLYPCDENYPAECSLLIKASLEKQRQTKKQMDSPAGSETDRLHWVSAKDFTVEVGKEQIEAYIQTWEIQSSWSHSLDFLFITEEEHTTFYHYRARFSNVTAQKPIQGTASVYFVVEVSKNTPQTLPVEVHFVMESNRLVHTPGKTRFTEKWLADIIESKALLRRTVNL